From a single Drosophila sulfurigaster albostrigata strain 15112-1811.04 chromosome 3, ASM2355843v2, whole genome shotgun sequence genomic region:
- the LOC133840706 gene encoding protein enabled isoform X8, translating into MAMKKLYAKTSFTSKKSNGSAAVVSGPILAYHQTANAMPTMCEFQPSPQQQKQQQQHPQQQLHQSPAAQHEQLLIKRSQSLYSKATSKGVALPVAGGDYYSIEELQELDLLDYRHPMYHHYQQQELLMRQRSAAAYHEHEQLVLQLPKAQGGGGGTPTAIYEAPTWTTQTQATLLHDQAFEQSIIGARASVMVYDDNQKKWVPSGSSSGLSKVQIYHHQQNNTFRVVGRKLQDHEVVINCSILKGLKYNQATATFHQWRDAKYVYGLNFSSQSDAENFARAMMHALEVLSGRVINNPAGQPTNGNGYEEDMGYRTMTSEDAAILRQNNGIGGHITPSAQTPTSQTNQNNIPQSPPTPQGHHRTSRNSLSAPPAPQPQQQQQQQQQQPQLAPQAVSHYGPTANGPTSNGLPQQGNPQMQIPPAPGQAQQQQQQQQQQYQQQPQQQPVYNTQQQQQQMVQAGYAPPQQPQPPMPPVHQNGGGPIYGATQPAHIPSSTSSNSVVYASQPQLIPQPPQAPGMPAPGYGQHNGQQPENPYGQVPLAPPMMQQPGSGAPMPPPLNRMSSTGGVAGAGPGQVAAPAPPPPPPTFGGAPPAPPQMFNGAPAPPQPPAPPAPPAMGGPPGAPGGPGGPGAPPPPPPPPGMGAGGAGKKDDPQADLMGSLASQLQQFKLKKNKSTTAAPENSGSSTSSGGSGNYGTIGRSTNGMASMMDEMAKTLARRRAQAEKKDPEPEPEVKQRPWEKSNTLPHKLSSGGSSGAASNTHGGANGSTGSGQSTTNSGGESPRPMRKRFGSASEETILKVNGDGLSLALSNSDLDTLKAEIVREMRLEIQKVKNEIIDAIKSEFNRR; encoded by the exons ATGGCCATGAAGAAACTTTATGCCAAAACCTCGTTCACAAGCAAGAAATCCAATGGAAGTGCCGCCGTTGTCTCTGGTCCCATTTTGGCGTATCATCAGACCGCCAATGCGATGCCAACCATGTGCGAGTTCCAACCATCcccgcagcagcagaagcagcagcagcagcatccacaaCAGCAGCTCCATCAATCGCCAGCTGCTCAACACGAGCAGTTGCTGATCAAGCGCAGCCAGAGTCTCTACAGCAAGGCAACGTCCAAGGGCGTTGCATTGCCTGTGGCTGGCGGTGATTACTACAGCATTGAGGAGCTGCAGGAGTTGGATCTGCTGGACTATCGCCATCCCATGTACCATCATTATCAGCAGCAGGAGTTGCTGATGCGACAGCGTTCCGCTGCCGCCTACCATGAGCACGAGCAACTGGTGCTGCAACTGCCCAAGGCACAGGGAGGAGGCGGAGGCACGCCCACTGCCATCTATGAGGCGCCCACCTGGACAACACAGACGCAAGCAACGCTGCTCCATGATCAAGCTTT TGAACAAAGCATTATTGGAGCCCGTGCCTCAGTGATGGTGTACGATGACAACCAGAAGAAGTGGGTGCCTTCGGGCAGCTCGTCGGGACTGAGTAAAGTGCAGATCTATCATCATCAGCAGAATAACACATTCCGTGTAGTGGGCCGAAAGTTGCAGGACCACGAGGTGGTCATCAACTGCTCCATTTTGAAGGGACTCAAATACAATCAGGCCACAGCCACATTCCATCAATGGCGTGATGCTAAATATGTGTATGGTCTCAACTTTTCCAGCCAGAGCGATGCCGAGAACTTTGCGCGCGCCATGATGCATGCCCTAGAG GTGCTGAGCGGTCGTGTGATCAATAATCCAGCCGGTCAACCCACAAATGGCAATGGCTACGAAGAGGATATGGGCTATCGCACGATGACCAGCGAGGATGCTGCTATATTGCGACAAAACAACGGCATTGGTGGACACATAACGCCCTCGGCGCAAACGCCCACCTCACAGACAAATCAGAATAACATACCACAGAGTCCGCCAACGCCACAGGGACACCATCGCACCAGCAG GAATTCCCTCAGCGCACCGCCGGCgccacaaccacagcaacaacagcagcaacaacaacagcagccacagctggCGCCTCAAGCGGTTTCCCATTACGGACCCACTGCCAACGGGCCAACGTCCAATGGATTGCCACAGCAGGGCAATCCTCAAATGCAGATTCCACCTGCACCCGGTcaggcacaacaacagcagcagcaacaacagcaacagtatcaacagcagccacaacagcagcccGTCTACAatacacaacagcagcagcagcagatggtGCAAGCGGGCTATGCGCCTCCTCAG cagccacagccgccGATGCCGCCCGTGCATCAGAATGGAGGCGGGCCCATCTACGGGGCCACACAGCCCGCTCATATCCCCAGCTCGACCAGCTCCAACAGCGTTGTGTATGCCAGTCAGCCGCAGTTGATACCACAGCCTCCCCAGGCGCCCGGTATGCCAGCTCCCGGATACGGACAACACAACGGACAGCAGCCGGAGAATCCCTATGGGCAAGTGCCGTTGGCGCCGCCAATGATGCAACAGCCAGGCAGTGGTGCACCCATGCCGCCGCCACTTAATCGTATGAGCAGCACAGGCGGAGTTGCTGGAGCAGGTCCAGGACAGGTGGCAGCCCCGgcgccgccaccaccaccacccaCATTTGGCGGTGCACCGCCGGCACCACCACAGATGTTCAATGGTGCACCCGCACCACCACAGCCGCCGGCACCACCTGCTCCACCAGCTATGGGCGGACCTCCAGGGGCCCCAGGCGGTCCGGGTGGTCCAGGAgcaccaccgccgccgccaccgccccCTGGCATGGGTGCAGGCGGCGCAGGCAAAAAGGATGATCCCCAAGCCGATCTCATGGGTTCGCTGGCCTCGCAATTGCAGCAGTTCAAGCTCAAAAAGAACAAG TCAACCACAGCTGCACCGGagaacagcggcagcagcacttcgagtggcggcagcggcaatTATGGCACCATTGGTCGCAGCACCAATGGCATGGCTTCGATGATGGACGAGATGGCCAAGACGCTGGCTCGACGACGTGCGCAGGCAGAAAAGAAAGAT CCTGAGCCGGAACCAGAAGTCAAGCAGCGGCCATGGGAGAAGTCAAACACATTGCCACACAAGCTCAGCAGTGGAGGCAGCAGTGGTGCAGCGTCCAATACGCATGGCGGAGCTAACGGCAGCACTGGCAGCGGTCAGAGCACAACGAATAGCGGTGGTGAATCGCCACGACCCATGCGCAAGCGCTTCGGCAGCGCTAGTGAAGAGACTATTCTCAAG GTTAATGGCGATGGTCTGTCGCTGGCACTGTCCAACAGCGATCTGGACACCCTGAAGGCTGAGATAGTGCGCGAGATGCGCCTAGAAATACAGAAAGTCAAAAACGAAATCATAGACG ctatCAAATCGGAGTTCAATCGTAGATAG
- the LOC133840706 gene encoding protein enabled isoform X2 produces MAMKKLYAKTSFTSKKSNGSAAVVSGPILAYHQTANAMPTMCEFQPSPQQQKQQQQHPQQQLHQSPAAQHEQLLIKRSQSLYSKATSKGVALPVAGGDYYSIEELQELDLLDYRHPMYHHYQQQELLMRQRSAAAYHEHEQLVLQLPKAQGGGGGTPTAIYEAPTWTTQTQATLLHDQAFEQSIIGARASVMVYDDNQKKWVPSGSSSGLSKVQIYHHQQNNTFRVVGRKLQDHEVVINCSILKGLKYNQATATFHQWRDAKYVYGLNFSSQSDAENFARAMMHALEVLSGRVINNPAGQPTNGNGYEEDMGYRTMTSEDAAILRQNNGIGGHITPSAQTPTSQTNQNNIPQSPPTPQGHHRTSRNSLSAPPAPQPQQQQQQQQQQPQLAPQAVSHYGPTANGPTSNGLPQQGNPQMQIPPAPGQAQQQQQQQQQQYQQQPQQQPVYNTQQQQQQMVQAGYAPPQQYQQPHYVLSNSNPNLNLHQYPTQQPQPPMPPVHQNGGGPIYGATQPAHIPSSTSSNSVVYASQPQLIPQPPQAPGMPAPGYGQHNGQQPENPYGQVPLAPPMMQQPGSGAPMPPPLNRMSSTGGVAGAGPGQVAAPAPPPPPPTFGGAPPAPPQMFNGAPAPPQPPAPPAPPAMGGPPGAPGGPGGPGAPPPPPPPPGMGAGGAGKKDDPQADLMGSLASQLQQFKLKKNKSTTAAPENSGSSTSSGGSGNYGTIGRSTNGMASMMDEMAKTLARRRAQAEKKDPEPEPEVKQRPWEKSNTLPHKLSSGGSSGAASNTHGGANGSTGSGQSTTNSGGESPRPMRKRFGSASEETILKVNGDGLSLALSNSDLDTLKAEIVREMRLEIQKVKNEIIDAIKSEFNRR; encoded by the exons ATGGCCATGAAGAAACTTTATGCCAAAACCTCGTTCACAAGCAAGAAATCCAATGGAAGTGCCGCCGTTGTCTCTGGTCCCATTTTGGCGTATCATCAGACCGCCAATGCGATGCCAACCATGTGCGAGTTCCAACCATCcccgcagcagcagaagcagcagcagcagcatccacaaCAGCAGCTCCATCAATCGCCAGCTGCTCAACACGAGCAGTTGCTGATCAAGCGCAGCCAGAGTCTCTACAGCAAGGCAACGTCCAAGGGCGTTGCATTGCCTGTGGCTGGCGGTGATTACTACAGCATTGAGGAGCTGCAGGAGTTGGATCTGCTGGACTATCGCCATCCCATGTACCATCATTATCAGCAGCAGGAGTTGCTGATGCGACAGCGTTCCGCTGCCGCCTACCATGAGCACGAGCAACTGGTGCTGCAACTGCCCAAGGCACAGGGAGGAGGCGGAGGCACGCCCACTGCCATCTATGAGGCGCCCACCTGGACAACACAGACGCAAGCAACGCTGCTCCATGATCAAGCTTT TGAACAAAGCATTATTGGAGCCCGTGCCTCAGTGATGGTGTACGATGACAACCAGAAGAAGTGGGTGCCTTCGGGCAGCTCGTCGGGACTGAGTAAAGTGCAGATCTATCATCATCAGCAGAATAACACATTCCGTGTAGTGGGCCGAAAGTTGCAGGACCACGAGGTGGTCATCAACTGCTCCATTTTGAAGGGACTCAAATACAATCAGGCCACAGCCACATTCCATCAATGGCGTGATGCTAAATATGTGTATGGTCTCAACTTTTCCAGCCAGAGCGATGCCGAGAACTTTGCGCGCGCCATGATGCATGCCCTAGAG GTGCTGAGCGGTCGTGTGATCAATAATCCAGCCGGTCAACCCACAAATGGCAATGGCTACGAAGAGGATATGGGCTATCGCACGATGACCAGCGAGGATGCTGCTATATTGCGACAAAACAACGGCATTGGTGGACACATAACGCCCTCGGCGCAAACGCCCACCTCACAGACAAATCAGAATAACATACCACAGAGTCCGCCAACGCCACAGGGACACCATCGCACCAGCAG GAATTCCCTCAGCGCACCGCCGGCgccacaaccacagcaacaacagcagcaacaacaacagcagccacagctggCGCCTCAAGCGGTTTCCCATTACGGACCCACTGCCAACGGGCCAACGTCCAATGGATTGCCACAGCAGGGCAATCCTCAAATGCAGATTCCACCTGCACCCGGTcaggcacaacaacagcagcagcaacaacagcaacagtatcaacagcagccacaacagcagcccGTCTACAatacacaacagcagcagcagcagatggtGCAAGCGGGCTATGCGCCTCCTCAG CAGTACCAGCAGCCCCACTATGTGCTCTCAAACTCTAATCCCAATCTCAATCTACATCAATACCCgacacagcagccacagccgccGATGCCGCCCGTGCATCAGAATGGAGGCGGGCCCATCTACGGGGCCACACAGCCCGCTCATATCCCCAGCTCGACCAGCTCCAACAGCGTTGTGTATGCCAGTCAGCCGCAGTTGATACCACAGCCTCCCCAGGCGCCCGGTATGCCAGCTCCCGGATACGGACAACACAACGGACAGCAGCCGGAGAATCCCTATGGGCAAGTGCCGTTGGCGCCGCCAATGATGCAACAGCCAGGCAGTGGTGCACCCATGCCGCCGCCACTTAATCGTATGAGCAGCACAGGCGGAGTTGCTGGAGCAGGTCCAGGACAGGTGGCAGCCCCGgcgccgccaccaccaccacccaCATTTGGCGGTGCACCGCCGGCACCACCACAGATGTTCAATGGTGCACCCGCACCACCACAGCCGCCGGCACCACCTGCTCCACCAGCTATGGGCGGACCTCCAGGGGCCCCAGGCGGTCCGGGTGGTCCAGGAgcaccaccgccgccgccaccgccccCTGGCATGGGTGCAGGCGGCGCAGGCAAAAAGGATGATCCCCAAGCCGATCTCATGGGTTCGCTGGCCTCGCAATTGCAGCAGTTCAAGCTCAAAAAGAACAAG TCAACCACAGCTGCACCGGagaacagcggcagcagcacttcgagtggcggcagcggcaatTATGGCACCATTGGTCGCAGCACCAATGGCATGGCTTCGATGATGGACGAGATGGCCAAGACGCTGGCTCGACGACGTGCGCAGGCAGAAAAGAAAGAT CCTGAGCCGGAACCAGAAGTCAAGCAGCGGCCATGGGAGAAGTCAAACACATTGCCACACAAGCTCAGCAGTGGAGGCAGCAGTGGTGCAGCGTCCAATACGCATGGCGGAGCTAACGGCAGCACTGGCAGCGGTCAGAGCACAACGAATAGCGGTGGTGAATCGCCACGACCCATGCGCAAGCGCTTCGGCAGCGCTAGTGAAGAGACTATTCTCAAG GTTAATGGCGATGGTCTGTCGCTGGCACTGTCCAACAGCGATCTGGACACCCTGAAGGCTGAGATAGTGCGCGAGATGCGCCTAGAAATACAGAAAGTCAAAAACGAAATCATAGACG ctatCAAATCGGAGTTCAATCGTAGATAG